In Streptomyces longhuiensis, the following proteins share a genomic window:
- a CDS encoding phosphoglycerate dehydrogenase: MPTTLITTPTFARHSTRPWQILEEAGAGPLRPCEDAALPIADLLKYAPEADALIVGMDAITAEVMDASPRLKVIAKHGVGVDTIDVAAARSRGIPVVCAPGSNSRAVAEYTFGLLLSATRSLAASHTSVAAGGWPKLFGPELHGKTLGIVGFGRIGRLLAGYARAFGMELLAHDPYVPGADVRAHGAEPVALNALLARADAVSLHTPPDPSGAPLLDRARLAAMKRGAVLINAARGGLVDERALADLLSSGHFGAAALDAFSTEPLPADHPLRQAPRTLLTSHMAACTPEANQAMGAMVAEDVVRVLAGKGPQHQVR; the protein is encoded by the coding sequence ATGCCGACCACCCTCATCACGACGCCCACCTTCGCCCGGCACTCGACGCGCCCCTGGCAGATCCTGGAAGAGGCCGGAGCGGGCCCCCTGCGCCCCTGCGAAGACGCGGCGCTGCCCATCGCAGATCTCCTCAAGTACGCGCCCGAGGCAGACGCGTTGATCGTCGGCATGGACGCGATCACCGCCGAGGTGATGGACGCCTCACCCCGCCTCAAGGTGATCGCCAAGCACGGCGTGGGCGTCGACACCATCGACGTGGCCGCCGCCCGCTCTCGCGGCATACCGGTCGTGTGCGCGCCGGGCAGCAACTCGCGCGCGGTGGCCGAGTACACCTTCGGCCTGCTGCTCTCCGCAACCCGCTCCCTCGCCGCCTCGCACACTTCGGTGGCGGCCGGCGGCTGGCCGAAGCTCTTCGGCCCCGAACTGCACGGCAAGACACTGGGCATCGTCGGGTTCGGCCGCATAGGCCGCCTGCTGGCCGGCTACGCCCGCGCCTTCGGGATGGAACTGCTCGCCCACGACCCGTACGTCCCGGGCGCCGACGTCCGCGCACACGGCGCCGAACCGGTGGCGCTCAACGCCCTGTTGGCGCGCGCCGACGCCGTCAGCCTGCACACCCCGCCCGACCCGTCCGGCGCCCCGCTGCTCGACCGGGCCCGACTGGCGGCGATGAAGCGGGGCGCGGTCCTGATCAACGCCGCGCGCGGCGGCCTCGTCGACGAACGCGCGCTGGCCGACCTGCTCAGCTCCGGGCACTTCGGGGCCGCGGCCCTCGACGCGTTCAGCACCGAGCCGCTGCCCGCCGACCACCCCTTGCGCCAGGCCCCCCGCACCCTCCTCACCTCGCACATGGCCGCCTGCACTCCCGAGGCCAACCAGGCCATGGGCGCGATGGTGGCCGAGGACGTCGTCCGCGTACTGGCGGGCAAGGGGCCACAACACCAGGTGCGTTGA
- a CDS encoding HpcH/HpaI aldolase family protein has protein sequence MATGRTSAEFTTALRNREQLIGYWSLLDSPIAAERLARIGYDYLAFDAQHGLFGYQGMLNNLLATDTKGSTAVGMVRVEANDLTYIGKALDAGATAVIVPLIDNAQNAADAVSAVRYPPLGRRSYGPMRAQLRIGPDPADTHEQTAVLAMIETADGLANVEEICATPGLDGIYVGPSDLRLAIGGASSSDPSVQDEFEQALTRVRKAAETAGIAAGIHNADGTSAARRLAEGFTFATVAADVVHLQQIATSHLDAARGGAR, from the coding sequence ATGGCCACCGGCCGCACTTCTGCCGAGTTCACCACCGCCCTGCGCAATCGCGAACAGCTCATCGGCTACTGGTCGTTGCTCGACTCGCCGATCGCCGCCGAGCGCCTCGCCCGCATCGGCTACGACTACCTGGCCTTCGACGCCCAGCACGGCCTCTTCGGCTACCAGGGCATGCTGAACAACCTCCTCGCGACCGACACCAAGGGCAGCACCGCCGTCGGCATGGTGCGCGTCGAGGCCAACGACCTCACCTACATCGGCAAGGCGCTCGACGCGGGTGCGACCGCCGTGATCGTCCCGCTGATCGACAACGCGCAGAATGCCGCCGACGCCGTCTCCGCCGTCCGGTATCCGCCGCTGGGCCGCCGCTCGTACGGTCCGATGCGCGCCCAACTGCGCATCGGCCCCGACCCGGCCGACACGCACGAACAGACCGCCGTCCTCGCCATGATCGAGACAGCGGACGGCCTGGCCAACGTCGAGGAGATCTGCGCGACGCCCGGCCTGGACGGCATCTACGTCGGCCCGTCCGACCTGCGCCTGGCCATCGGCGGCGCCTCCTCCAGCGACCCTTCCGTACAGGACGAGTTCGAGCAGGCCCTCACCCGCGTCCGCAAGGCGGCCGAGACCGCGGGCATCGCGGCCGGCATCCACAACGCCGACGGCACGAGCGCCGCCCGCCGCCTCGCCGAGGGCTTCACGTTCGCGACGGTCGCCGCCGACGTCGTGCACTTGCAGCAGATCGCCACGTCCCACCTGGACGCGGCACGCGGCGGCGCACGCTGA
- a CDS encoding aldo/keto reductase, with translation MTVGFELPHIPVPLSPLVLGTMTFGDTADRATAAAMLDSALDAGITGVDAANGYAGGESERILSELLPGRRDQVVLATKAGIAHPDQGEYAPLSAEGLRAALEGSLKRLGTDHVDLFYLHQPDRRTPLAETLATVAEFVKAGKVLALGVSNFAAWQIAELSRVADEVGAPRPVVAQQLHNLLARRIEEEYVEYAATAGLRTMVYNPLGGGLLTGRHSFDQAPDGGRFGDSKLAAMYRERYWNEDLFRAVTDLTRIASDAGLQLTELALRWLLSRPSTDALLLGGSKVGHLKANIAAAAAGPLPTDVVAACDEVGARLRGPMPAYNR, from the coding sequence GTGACCGTCGGCTTCGAACTCCCCCACATCCCCGTCCCGCTCTCCCCTCTCGTCCTCGGCACGATGACCTTCGGCGACACCGCGGACCGCGCGACGGCCGCCGCGATGCTGGACTCCGCGCTCGACGCCGGCATCACCGGCGTGGACGCCGCCAACGGCTACGCGGGCGGCGAGAGCGAGCGCATCCTCTCCGAGCTGCTGCCCGGCCGCCGCGATCAGGTGGTTCTCGCCACCAAGGCCGGCATCGCGCATCCCGACCAGGGCGAGTACGCGCCGCTCTCCGCCGAGGGCCTGCGCGCCGCGCTCGAAGGAAGCCTCAAGCGCCTGGGCACCGACCACGTCGACCTCTTCTACCTGCACCAGCCGGACCGCAGGACGCCGCTCGCCGAAACCCTGGCCACCGTCGCCGAGTTCGTGAAGGCGGGCAAGGTCCTCGCCCTCGGCGTCTCCAACTTCGCCGCCTGGCAGATCGCCGAGCTCAGCCGCGTGGCCGACGAGGTAGGCGCCCCGCGCCCGGTCGTCGCCCAGCAGCTCCACAACCTCCTCGCGCGCCGCATAGAAGAGGAGTACGTCGAGTACGCCGCCACCGCCGGCCTGCGCACGATGGTCTACAACCCGCTCGGCGGCGGCCTCCTCACCGGCCGCCACAGCTTCGACCAGGCACCGGATGGCGGGCGCTTCGGCGATTCCAAGCTGGCCGCGATGTACCGCGAGCGGTACTGGAACGAGGATCTGTTCCGCGCCGTCACCGATCTCACCCGCATCGCATCCGACGCCGGCCTGCAGCTCACCGAACTGGCCCTGCGCTGGCTGCTTTCGCGGCCCTCCACCGACGCGCTGCTGCTCGGCGGCTCCAAGGTCGGCCATCTGAAGGCCAACATCGCCGCCGCGGCCGCCGGCCCGCTGCCCACGGACGTCGTGGCCGCCTGCGACGAGGTCGGCGCCCGCCTGCGCGGCCCGATGCCCGCCTACAACCGCTGA
- a CDS encoding four-carbon acid sugar kinase family protein, with protein MASQPPPPLPSVSPSASAPAVPYVLPRVLALADDLSGAAETACALGGPVRLSLTAADVADSAAAHDLVVDLDTRHLPTAEAAHAVRTALRAATQAGPARLLYKKVDSQLRGHLAAEAAAYAEGAEAVVVAPALPAAGRTVTGGVVHVNGIPLHRTDGWRAERAAAPRSLPEALSGLPVRTVPLDVVRSAPAALDAEFLRIADSGAHPAPDAETDADLDAVAAAALRLGAGFRLLGSGGLALALGRALIRPAAVTYRPVPAQDHAPLLFVVGTAEPAAVAQIAHLTMLGARHVPLNPADLAAGTVRLPCTAADPALTVLSIDGSAGLHPGTGRALSAGLGALAAAYPGRPDLVLTGGETARTTLDALGIRELEPLGEIHHGAVHSRTPDGRSVVTRPGSYGAEDSLLRIAAALRPRMAAAPAAT; from the coding sequence GTGGCTTCCCAGCCCCCGCCCCCACTCCCGTCCGTCTCACCGTCCGCGTCTGCGCCCGCAGTGCCGTACGTCCTTCCGCGCGTCCTTGCGCTCGCGGACGACCTGTCCGGCGCGGCCGAGACCGCATGCGCGCTCGGCGGTCCCGTCCGTCTGTCGCTCACCGCTGCCGACGTGGCCGACAGCGCTGCCGCGCACGACCTCGTCGTGGACCTGGACACCCGGCACCTGCCGACCGCCGAAGCGGCGCACGCCGTGCGGACGGCGCTGCGTGCGGCGACGCAGGCCGGCCCGGCTCGCCTGCTGTACAAGAAGGTCGACTCACAACTGCGCGGCCACCTCGCCGCGGAGGCCGCCGCCTACGCAGAGGGGGCCGAGGCCGTCGTCGTCGCGCCCGCCCTGCCCGCGGCTGGCCGCACTGTGACCGGCGGCGTGGTGCACGTGAACGGAATTCCGCTGCACCGCACCGACGGCTGGCGCGCGGAACGCGCGGCCGCGCCCCGCTCACTGCCCGAGGCACTGTCCGGCCTGCCGGTCCGTACGGTCCCCCTCGACGTCGTACGGTCCGCCCCCGCCGCACTGGACGCGGAGTTCCTGCGGATCGCCGACTCCGGTGCGCACCCTGCTCCGGATGCCGAGACCGACGCCGACCTGGACGCGGTTGCCGCGGCTGCACTGCGGCTCGGGGCAGGATTCCGGCTCCTGGGCAGCGGCGGTCTGGCGCTCGCGCTCGGGCGGGCGCTGATACGTCCCGCCGCTGTCACCTACCGGCCCGTGCCCGCCCAGGACCACGCCCCGCTGCTCTTCGTCGTGGGGACCGCAGAGCCCGCCGCGGTTGCGCAGATCGCGCACCTCACGATGCTCGGCGCGCGCCATGTACCGCTGAATCCGGCCGACTTGGCGGCGGGCACGGTCCGCCTGCCGTGTACCGCCGCCGATCCCGCCCTGACCGTGCTGTCCATCGACGGTTCGGCAGGACTGCACCCCGGCACAGGGCGGGCCCTCAGCGCCGGTCTGGGCGCACTCGCCGCCGCGTACCCCGGCCGCCCCGACCTCGTCCTGACCGGCGGCGAGACCGCTCGCACCACCCTGGACGCCCTGGGCATACGGGAGTTGGAGCCGCTCGGCGAGATCCACCACGGCGCGGTCCACTCCCGCACCCCCGACGGCCGCAGCGTCGTCACCCGCCCCGGTAGCTATGGCGCCGAGGACTCCCTTCTGCGCATCGCCGCCGCGCTGCGGCCCCGCATGGCCGCCGCCCCGGCAGCCACCTGA
- the pdxA gene encoding 4-hydroxythreonine-4-phosphate dehydrogenase PdxA: MSTSLPLIAVTMGDGAGVGPEVVVAALLDDAVLTRCRPVVIGDAQRLREAARILALDCEIAAVDHPRDAEFRPGRVNVVDLGLLPADLPWGKLSPVAGDAAYAYVARAAELAVAGDVHAICTAPLNKEALHAAGHIYPGHTELLAHLTGTEEVSMMLSTEKVKVIHVTTHIGLIDAVNRIEPGLVERTVRRGHEAMVRAGTPNPVIGVCGINPHAGENGLFGYGEEGEKIVPALEKLRAEGVDARGPLPADTAFFLASRGDYDLIVAMYHDQGHGPVKVLGIEAGVNLTVGLPVIRTSVDHGTAFDIAGTGAAEAGSMVEALRQAAEMATAPVAPAA, translated from the coding sequence ATGAGCACCTCTCTCCCTCTCATCGCCGTCACCATGGGCGACGGCGCCGGCGTCGGCCCGGAGGTCGTCGTCGCGGCCCTGCTCGACGACGCCGTGCTGACTCGCTGCCGCCCCGTCGTCATCGGCGACGCGCAGCGGCTGCGGGAGGCCGCCCGCATCCTCGCTCTGGACTGCGAGATCGCCGCCGTCGACCACCCGCGCGACGCCGAGTTCAGGCCCGGTCGCGTCAACGTCGTCGACCTCGGCCTGCTCCCCGCCGACCTGCCCTGGGGCAAGCTGTCCCCGGTCGCGGGTGACGCCGCGTACGCATACGTCGCGCGCGCGGCCGAACTCGCCGTGGCAGGAGACGTGCACGCCATCTGCACCGCCCCCCTCAACAAGGAGGCCCTGCACGCCGCGGGGCACATCTACCCCGGCCACACCGAACTCCTCGCCCACCTGACCGGGACCGAGGAGGTCTCGATGATGCTCTCCACCGAGAAGGTGAAGGTCATCCACGTCACCACGCACATCGGTCTGATCGACGCCGTCAATCGCATCGAGCCGGGCCTCGTCGAGCGCACGGTGCGCCGTGGCCACGAGGCGATGGTGCGTGCCGGTACCCCGAACCCGGTCATCGGGGTCTGCGGCATCAACCCGCACGCGGGCGAGAACGGTCTGTTCGGCTACGGCGAGGAGGGCGAGAAGATCGTCCCGGCCCTGGAGAAGCTGCGCGCCGAGGGCGTCGACGCCCGCGGCCCGCTCCCCGCCGACACCGCCTTCTTCCTCGCCTCGCGTGGCGACTACGACCTGATCGTGGCGATGTACCACGACCAGGGCCACGGCCCGGTCAAGGTCCTGGGCATCGAGGCGGGGGTCAACCTCACCGTGGGGCTGCCCGTCATCCGCACCTCCGTCGACCACGGCACCGCGTTCGACATCGCCGGAACGGGCGCGGCGGAGGCCGGTAGCATGGTCGAGGCGCTGCGCCAGGCGGCCGAGATGGCGACGGCGCCGGTCGCTCCGGCGGCCT
- a CDS encoding Nramp family divalent metal transporter, translating to MATSTDGATAAPPSAQTDPYALRAEDARPAPETFRGRLRQLGPGLVLSAAVVGSGELITTTSLGAKAGFALLWLVIVSTLVKVWVQMELARWTILNGRPALDGFRDVGPRIGRLSWINWLWIGMDFAKMFQRGGIIGGTAAACSILLPLHGASLSTSSLTIWALIVTAAAVLILQTGKYHVVERVEVVGITLKTIITFGLALALPFTAFGYGGEQLADGLSFQIPAGTVGIALAMFGITGVGADEMTTYTYWCLEKGYARWTGPDDGTEQRARRAEGWLKVMRLDVGVSWIVCTVCTLSFYVIGASVLHPQGLVPEGNDMITTLSHIYTDTLGPWAEYLFLAGAIAVLFSVTVASSASVPRLWTNTLGLLGVVNWHDMRSRTRTIRILTCCLPPVWMCFFLWVQSPVLMVQIGGIGGGIFLLAVVVAVWRLRYTGVPHRFRANPWLTAALVLSSAAILFLGVYAVLDTLGLTPGS from the coding sequence ATGGCCACCTCGACCGACGGCGCCACGGCGGCGCCACCCTCCGCGCAGACCGACCCGTACGCACTGCGCGCCGAAGACGCCCGCCCTGCCCCCGAGACCTTCCGCGGCCGGCTGCGCCAGCTCGGCCCCGGGCTCGTCCTGTCCGCCGCTGTCGTCGGCTCCGGTGAACTGATCACCACCACCTCCCTGGGCGCGAAGGCCGGCTTCGCGCTCCTGTGGCTGGTGATCGTCTCCACTCTGGTCAAGGTATGGGTCCAGATGGAACTGGCCCGCTGGACCATCCTCAACGGCCGCCCCGCACTCGACGGCTTCCGTGACGTCGGCCCCCGCATAGGCCGCCTGAGCTGGATCAACTGGCTCTGGATCGGCATGGACTTCGCCAAGATGTTCCAGCGCGGCGGCATCATCGGCGGCACCGCGGCGGCCTGCTCGATCCTTCTGCCGCTCCACGGCGCCTCGCTGAGCACGTCATCGCTGACGATCTGGGCCCTCATCGTCACCGCCGCCGCCGTCCTCATCCTCCAGACGGGCAAGTACCACGTCGTGGAGCGTGTCGAGGTCGTCGGCATCACGCTCAAGACGATCATCACCTTCGGCCTGGCCCTCGCACTGCCGTTCACCGCTTTCGGGTACGGCGGCGAACAGCTCGCCGACGGACTGAGCTTCCAGATCCCCGCGGGCACGGTCGGCATCGCGCTCGCCATGTTCGGCATCACCGGCGTCGGCGCCGACGAGATGACCACGTACACGTACTGGTGCCTGGAGAAGGGCTACGCCCGGTGGACCGGCCCGGACGACGGTACCGAACAGCGCGCCCGGCGGGCCGAGGGCTGGCTCAAGGTCATGCGCCTCGACGTGGGTGTCTCCTGGATCGTGTGTACCGTCTGCACCCTGTCCTTCTACGTGATCGGCGCCTCGGTGCTCCACCCGCAGGGTCTCGTGCCCGAGGGCAACGACATGATCACCACGCTGTCGCACATCTACACCGACACACTGGGCCCCTGGGCCGAGTACCTGTTCCTGGCCGGCGCGATCGCCGTACTCTTCTCGGTCACCGTCGCCTCGTCGGCCAGTGTCCCGCGCCTGTGGACCAACACGCTGGGTCTGCTCGGAGTGGTGAACTGGCACGACATGCGCTCGCGCACCCGCACCATCCGCATCCTCACCTGCTGCCTGCCCCCGGTGTGGATGTGCTTCTTCCTGTGGGTCCAGTCCCCGGTCCTGATGGTGCAGATCGGCGGCATCGGCGGCGGCATCTTCTTGCTCGCGGTCGTGGTCGCGGTCTGGCGCCTGCGCTACACCGGCGTCCCGCACCGCTTCCGCGCCAACCCCTGGCTGACCGCCGCCCTCGTCCTGAGCAGTGCGGCGATTCTCTTCCTCGGGGTGTACGCGGTGCTCGACACGCTGGGGCTCACTCCTGGCAGCTGA